AATATCTCTTGTTTTTGGCAAAAGATTTTGCATACTCTCGATCACAAAATGATAATCTTTCCCCATCTCTACTTTCGTGTAAGGAAACCCCGTAGCCAAGAGAGCATCTATCAAATTTTCCGTTTCGCTTACCGCTATTTTTTGATCATTTAAAAATGCACCTGCCCCTTTTTTGGCATAAAAGAGCTCATTGAGTATCGGATTATAAACGACACCCTCCACAGGCTCTCCCCTTTGCCAAATACCGATAGAGATGCAGGTATAGGCGATGGAGTGGACAAAGTTTGTGGTCCCATCGATGGGATCGATATAAATCCCATCACTTGGTATTTCCCCCTCGAAACTCTCTTCTCCTACGATTTCCGCACCTGGATAGATTTTTTGCAAATGTTCCATTAAAAAGTTTTCGATTTTCATATCATACTGAGTGACTAAATCCACGCTTCCTTTTTTATGTATCTCTTTTTTGCCAAAATAGCCCTCTTTTAAGATCGCACCTGCTTCTAAAACCGAATTCTGTAAATCTCTATTCATGTTAACCTTCTGTTTAATATTTGTTACTTTTTGTTTGCCATCATATCTTATCATTTCACAAATTAAATATCGAGGAGGAAAAATGAAAAAAGCCGTTTTTCTATCTGTAGCAACAGCTTTGATACTGAGCGCTGCAACTATTCATTTCAATGAAGCACCAAACAATGTTCAAAGAGTCATGCCGGGAAAAGGTAACAATGTCGTCCTCTCCTTTTATGATGCTATCAAGGATGCCAAAGAGAGTGTGGTCAACATATCAACAAAAAAACGCATCAAAATGCCTGCTATGAGTCAGATGCCGTTTTTCAACGATCCATTTTTCAAACAGTTCTTTGGTCCTATGTTTCGTAACCAGATCCCAAGAAGCAGAATCCAAAGAAGTCTTGGAAGTGGCGTCATTATCAGTAGCGACGGCTACATTGTCACAAACAACCATGTGATCAACAATGCTGACGAGATAACCGTTACCCTTCCAGGAGATGACAAAGAGTACAAAGCGAAAGTGATCGGAAAAGACTCTTTAACGGATATTGCGGTCATTAAAATCGACAAAAAAGGTCTCAAAGCGATTAAAATTGCTGATTCATCAAAAATCAAACCGGGAGATATCGTCTTTGCCATCGGCAACCCTTTTGGTATCGGCGAGACTGTCACACAGGGGATCGTCAGTGCCACAAACCGAAATAATGTCGGTATCAACACCTACGAAAACTTCATTCAAACCGATGCCGCCATCAACCCGGGAAACAGCGGTGGCGCTTTGGTAGATAGTCGAGGAGCTCTAATAGGTATCAACAGTGCGATTATCACAAGAAGCGGAGGAAACAACGGTATCGGTTTTGCGATACCATCCAATATGATGAAAAATGTGGTGAAAAAACTGATCGAAAAGGGAAAAATTGAACGGGGCTATCTTGGTGTCATGATCGAAGATCTCAAGGGTGATCTCAAAGATGTCTACAAGCACAAATACGGTGCGGTTATTGTCGATGTGACAAAAGATAGCGCAGCCCAAAAAGCAGGTCTCAAACGAGGTGATCTCATTATCGAAGTCAATGGACAAAAGATCGAAGATTCGAATGATCTCAAAACGATTATAGGATCTTATCCTCCAGGAAAAGAGGTAACGATAAAATATGAACGAAACAAAAAAGTCTATACCACAAAAGTCAAACTTGCCGAACGTCCAGGAAGCGACAGTTCTGCAGTAGAAGAGACACTCAAGGGTCTGGAGG
The Nitratiruptor sp. SB155-2 genome window above contains:
- a CDS encoding DegQ family serine endoprotease: MKKAVFLSVATALILSAATIHFNEAPNNVQRVMPGKGNNVVLSFYDAIKDAKESVVNISTKKRIKMPAMSQMPFFNDPFFKQFFGPMFRNQIPRSRIQRSLGSGVIISSDGYIVTNNHVINNADEITVTLPGDDKEYKAKVIGKDSLTDIAVIKIDKKGLKAIKIADSSKIKPGDIVFAIGNPFGIGETVTQGIVSATNRNNVGINTYENFIQTDAAINPGNSGGALVDSRGALIGINSAIITRSGGNNGIGFAIPSNMMKNVVKKLIEKGKIERGYLGVMIEDLKGDLKDVYKHKYGAVIVDVTKDSAAQKAGLKRGDLIIEVNGQKIEDSNDLKTIIGSYPPGKEVTIKYERNKKVYTTKVKLAERPGSDSSAVEETLKGLEVQTLNNQIRRMYNIPQNVEGVFVSNVKENSAAEKAGIKPGDVIIGVEDMNIKNVEDLKRAFKKYKGPKKIFIKRQGIPLILVLR
- a CDS encoding inositol monophosphatase family protein → MNRDLQNSVLEAGAILKEGYFGKKEIHKKGSVDLVTQYDMKIENFLMEHLQKIYPGAEIVGEESFEGEIPSDGIYIDPIDGTTNFVHSIAYTCISIGIWQRGEPVEGVVYNPILNELFYAKKGAGAFLNDQKIAVSETENLIDALLATGFPYTKVEMGKDYHFVIESMQNLLPKTRDIRRLGSAAIDLAYVACGRFAGFYEVNLKPWDVAAGILLVEEAGGVVTNHLGELYRFGDIIVATNGKIHEALLKNMGEYN